One region of Oryza glaberrima chromosome 7, OglaRS2, whole genome shotgun sequence genomic DNA includes:
- the LOC127778453 gene encoding protein LURP-one-related 10-like: MDPMAPMLPAPAPMAAGPTEPVVVVGPQYCAPYVVPLTVTKKSISLTDGDFTVTDANDNVVLNVKGTLFSVRHRRVLHDAVGQPLLSMQEKILSMHNRWEVYRGDSAHSCDKLFTVKKSSMLQLMKTEMDIFLAGNTAEQVCDFKIKGSYFDRSSAFYLGKSNTIIAQMNRKHTAASVVLGRDVFSITVFPQVDYVFIAALVAILDDVHRDRKE, from the exons ATGGATCCGATGGCCCCGatgctgccggcgccggcgcccatggcggcggggccgacggagccggtggtggtggttggcCCGCAGTACTGCGCGCCGTACGTGGTGCCGCTGACGGTGACCAAGAAGTCCATCAGCCTCACCGACGGCGACTTCACCGTCACCGACGCCAACGACAACGTCGTCCTCAACGTCAAGGGCACCCTCTTCAgcgtccgccaccgccgcgtcctccaCGACGCCGTCGGCCAACCCCTCCTCTCCATGCAAGAgaag ATACTTAGCATGCACAACAGATGGGAAGTATACAGAGGGGACAGCGCACATTCGTGCGATAAGCTCTTCACCGTGAAGAAGTCCTCAATGCTCCAGTTGATGAAGACGGAGATGGATATCTTCTTGGCCGGGAATACCGCGGAGCAAGTCTGCGATTTCAAGATCAAGGGCAGCTACTTTGACAGATCATCTGCCTTCTACCTTGGCAAATCAAACACAATCATAGCTCAA ATGAACCGTAAGCACACCGCTGCAAGTGTGGTGCTGGGGAGGGACGTATTCAGCATCACCGTGTTCCCGCAAGTCGACTACGTGTTCATAGCGGCTCTTGTTGCGATTCTGGATGATGTTCACAGGGACAGAAAGGAGTGA